A window of Acropora muricata isolate sample 2 chromosome 6, ASM3666990v1, whole genome shotgun sequence genomic DNA:
GTACTCTGCATGGACAACATCATCTTTGTAATACTGTGTATaatgttgcaggttaatttgatttcaggtcaaaatgattttaacctaggttgatttgtaattgctttgtctctgtttatgataatgaataccaaatataaagaaattatacatcaacctaggttaaatcatttcgacctgaaatcaaattcaacctgcaacatatacaacACTACTATAACTGCACACTTGAGTGTTATACATGAAACATCCTCTCATTGTTGTTTTAACACAGGCATATGCATCGTTCATGAAAGGTAGTGTTAGCTTTGAGTTACAGAACTGGAAGGAAGCTCTTGAATTGTTCCGCCAGGCAAAGTAAGTCCAGCATATAGATTGTTAAGTGAAAGAGAGTGTAACTAATGATTAAATTTTGTGCCTATCGCCTCAAATATTCTTTTTTGCTGAGATAAATCTCTGCAACTACAGTAAACAAcatgtttttcaattttctcataCAGTGTAGTGCCATGCTGTGAGAGGCATCAGGCTTTTCTGGGATGATGCTTGTAAAACTGCACTGtaattcaaactttcttttgaAGCTGCAATGCAAAGCAGTTCATGTCATCATCTCAGTATGTCACCTCTGCCTTCTACCATCATAGACATGCTAAAGACAACTGCACATTTTTACTCCTTGAAGCACCTTGTGCTGGATTTTAGAAGCAAAATAGTAAAAATTTGCGTGAAAATATTTGGTTTGTGGAGTGAAATTTGACTTGTGAAATAAAACTGTTAAGGTTATGGGCACTTCAATGTTTTTATCATCCTCCCACACTACAGGACAATCTATGAGAATTTGGCTGGTGCATTTTCAGAGGAGCAGGGTGCTATGTATCTTCAGCGGGTCGAGGAGATCACACCCAATATAAGCTACTGTGCTTACAATCTTAAAGAGGGATCAACGGATATTAATGATCTGATGCAACTACGTTTGAGTGCTACAGCCACTGGAGGGACACATGATCCTGTTCTAACAGCCAAGATAGATGTAAGTTCAAATACATGCTTACTGTaccaggcccgtaaccagggggggtgcacggggtgcgttcgcacccccccacaggcctcaaaggtccgcattttgatactcattatccaagttaaggagtgctgtcggttaaactgaagtttaaaacttaataatgacgtttaaagaaaagaatggaaaaagcaggagtgtattcactaggaagctaaaacaagctgcactgtagtagcccgacccattcaaaacatgtcaatgagcgcacagatgtccgaacttacctaaatgaataatgaaattagcgtgcgcacgctttgcacgggagtTAAGATGAGCGAGCCAATAACAAAGGAGCGgtctcacgatatttgtcagacacgtctaataacgcgtcgggtagtattggccgtttttatgctagagacgttaaagttgtctaagacgttaaagccgtctcgagacaactttaacgtctataacgtgtaaaaatggtaaacacgacagatgcatttaacgtctgacgactttaacgaCTTCTTTTAAGTGCGTCTCGAAGACAGACGACTTGAACGTGCCAGGCGTtaaatccgtctagtataaagGCGGGACACCATGAATGAGACGAATTTAGCCCCTTACTCGTCCAGACACGACTGGGACGACTGAGTTTCTAGCACCGATATTGAGGCTAAACTTCAATCAACACGGAggccaagaagaactcaaaggagtctcggggaagagagtggagtgaaatttgaacttaaagaatttgcatcgattcctgcagacgatcgaaatgaaattcacttttggagactctaagaagttcgctaatgttcatatttttgaagctatcaagaaagaacCCGATGTTCGTGTGGtggagatctcgggtatggtgtcttgggaaaaacccagcctttttaaaggaaaatctcgttttcttctgtaaggtcgtcttcgtttttgcgttCCGTTTTTATACCAGCCGGCTTTAAGGTCTtagacgttaaattcgtcttgacgacttttatttaacttcataaaaaaacgGCCATTCTCTATTCGTACAGGcgcatgaacgcccgaagatgcaaaataacttttttgtgtatttttttttttttttttttaacaatttttttttcaaattatgttttgaagttttgaattttttttttaatacgcgCGAGATctaacgtaaatcctgcgtagaaaaggtgtaaaatttgtaatgtttaacgttaaatcgtgagccccaaaattgaATTTTACAAATCTCACAACTTTTCTATGCAGgatctacgttatatcctgtACGTTTTTGCTTTTCACACCGTTACTGAAAcgcgcttttgtaccataaatttatgtataaaactagttccccttatacatcttgttagaatccctgatgaagtctgtttgatcagacgaaaccggtcggagaataaacaaagaaaccaagatcagttcctgtgtgctgctcactagtctccatttaaaaaaaataaaaaaataaaaataaaaaaaggaaaaaaaattaaaaattcactggtctccaattaaaaagaatttcataaaaaatataattcggacgtttggtccactttggcctagttagcacccccccacataaaatcctggttacgggcctgtgtACATGTATTCACCTTTCACATGGAACAATAAATCCATTTTTATGTTgcaagttttagaagaagacaCTTGGTAGACAAAGTCTGTGTTGGTGAAGGAGgtaaaatttggtaaaaaagtTTGGTATccaacaagttgataaggattaattttccactgtgaagagataaaGGAGTTGATGTTTtgaacgttagccctttgtGAGAGCAAAggatgaagggctaacacttaaaatgtcaactttgttggaaatttgatccttatcaacttgtttgctTGCAAATTTTATCGTAACAGTTATGATAGCTGCTGTACAACcctttaaatcattacatgttatTTAAATACTATTTAATTTACACACTAAACAAATCTCCTCATGATCCTTTTTAAAaccaaaatataaatataaaaatataaatgaGTTCTAAAAAACTATGAATATTCTTGTCTTGTCTTCAGGAAGTGATTGCTCAAACTCGTGATAAAGAAGCTGCCAGCATGACAGAAGTGACTTGGCGTGGTCGCACTGTACCAGTGAAAAATGAGAAAGTACGCTCATTCATATTACACTCCCAACAAAGTGCAAGAGAGTTGGATAGGGCTGATACACTTGACAGCAAGTTGAGTTTGTATGATAGTCTGCTGATGGAGTGTAAAGATGCTCTGCAAGCAGTCAAAGATGAGTTGAAGGGGGATACGGTAAGCTGTGAACTGTTTTTGACAGTATACATGTACTTGTAGATCTTGATTTACAGTATGAGGACACTTCTGCTCATTCCTTTTGTTGCAGATTAAGGCACCATTTTGTGGTCAAAATCTGgccattattattttaattttattttcacaaagaaatgataaaaaatattGTATTGTCATTGAGTATCTGACATTTCCTTTACAAAACACGACAGATCTAGCTTTAATAATTGTCTGGTACCCATTCATTTTTTTGCGTTAAAATATCACTGTTGTGAATTTTTTTACTTAAGCTGTAGTTCCTCTTACTTATTACTTGGAGCACAATGTTTTGTTATTCAGGGATCAGGAAAGTTACGTTCCCTAAAGACAGAGACACAAATTGGAAACCTGCAATTTCTTCATGTGTACATCACATACATTCGGTTGAGCAAAACTGTGGAGAGAAACTTACTTATGGCTGAATCTATGAAAAGCAACTTGCCGACCCTTCTTCAGAAATCCTCTGAGGAATGTATTGTGGAACCAGGCCCTGTGGGCAAAAAGATATCCAAACCTGAAGACCTTGTGCGAATTTATGATACAGTTTTGCAGGTAGTATATTGCAGAGTATAATTTTATACTGTGCCTTaagttaccttttttttttaaaacaggcAGTAGTGGTTCCAGTCAGGCAAAGAAAGTATTATTTAATGTAGCTTTATTCTGCACCACAATGTGTGTGATAATAAATTGATCATAAGTTAGGATAATGTTCTTTTCTATGATTCAGATAtaatttttcaaagctagtaGCAACAAATGCAACTCAGCACAAATTTACAAGACATTGAGGTCCAATGTGTTGTATGGTGTCAGCACTGTTTTTGGGGAGCAACTCTAAGAGGATTTCATACTTATCTTTCAGAACCTGTCTGATATAGCTGAATTACCAGGAATTGACGAAGACTTGAATTTCTCCAAGGAGATTGCGGCTAAATTGTTGCAATGCAAAGCCCAAAGGTACACTTACAATGATTATTAAGGACATGTTTTGAACTTTAAAAggctctctccctctctctcttaACCCAGAGAGTACTGTGAGGTAAAACATGTCTCTAATGGCATTAGCCTTACTCAGCCACAGTATGCTTCTTCACAACTGTTGGATTTGTCCAACATAGAGTGAATTGTACATGTTGCTCAGTAACTGAACTTGTTAGCTCAATAAGGTCCACCAATTAGTCTTAAAATACCAAAATTGTTTGTGATTTCTTGTGCCAAACAATAAGAAGTTGCATTCAGCAAAGCTAGTATTGGTAAACAAGCTTTCTGTCCTGTAGGTATGTTTGGGATTTTATCAAAATTTGACTGTTGGCTATAGGTAGTAGATTTGGAATAGCCTTTAATTTAGTTCATTTGGTTTCTTTCTTAAAGATGCCTTTTTGTGGCTCATTCATACCTGCTTGCCAAGAAGTGGCGCGAGGCCGTATCTTTGTATACACGTGTACTCGGTCACGCCAATTCTGCTGTTGCACATTTTCAGGAAATGAACCCTCACCAAAATCAGGTAATATAGTCTGTACATAACATTACGATTAATACAGTAAACTACTGCGCAATTACAGACTAGTTGTTGTTGTGGTGAAGCCCTTTCCCCCCTCCCCCAAACAAGACTGTATTTAAAAACTGACTTATCCATAGTCTTGTTTGAGGAAACTAGCTGGTGTCATTAAAGTACCTAACAGGGAAACTG
This region includes:
- the LOC136919820 gene encoding signal recognition particle subunit SRP68-like; translation: MAALESEHGDKELDEMETNTSDISKELEQQKTVLTLEILPVIKDAQGQHGLRHGDYQRYRQYCQRRLRRLYKTMHFQHGSRHAFKAKKVSQDLLKDVRYLHIPLMDAERAWSHAMELKLLANTELRKKFHYIRRLRKAANHADQLQGLCDGEACDARTKLESQAYASFMKGSVSFELQNWKEALELFRQAKTIYENLAGAFSEEQGAMYLQRVEEITPNISYCAYNLKEGSTDINDLMQLRLSATATGGTHDPVLTAKIDEVIAQTRDKEAASMTEVTWRGRTVPVKNEKVRSFILHSQQSARELDRADTLDSKLSLYDSLLMECKDALQAVKDELKGDTGSGKLRSLKTETQIGNLQFLHVYITYIRLSKTVERNLLMAESMKSNLPTLLQKSSEECIVEPGPVGKKISKPEDLVRIYDTVLQNLSDIAELPGIDEDLNFSKEIAAKLLQCKAQRCLFVAHSYLLAKKWREAVSLYTRVLGHANSAVAHFQEMNPHQNQVISSLQELISQTRGFKCSAYASSLLEREIVTDEMAGMSLNEKPLCARLDHYMSDPSLTSKKPHVTAFPPDFKPVPCKPLYFDLALNQIQFPSLAHRLEEKKVAGLAGYFKGWLWGSGS